In Pseudothermotoga sp., a genomic segment contains:
- a CDS encoding extracellular solute-binding protein, with protein sequence MKRLLFLVAALVCIVVIAGEVSIWSWRSQDAEVWKQVEQELRKMGKDIKINFMAITPTEYDAKIAVALQTGTGPDIVYSRRLPGGRTQTMIENKLYLPVDEYVDFSNFSETILKSVTYQGKKYGVPFAVQVVGIFYNKEYFDKFKLKEPETWDELVEIAKTLKKNGITPFFIPGKEAWTLTMQHAMCGVSVLGPEWIKKLIDGETDFLDPKFTDLNRRLNELKVYYQDGFLANATTDMDAAFAFGQAAMVFYGIWGYQNWRNLNPDIKVGYFMVPPLSKDRKPYAYVYMDGAITLTSNVKNLQDSIEILRFCATPKFGTIFTNITLNIPAVSGAQLPRDPLFEEVMEVYQKHASPHVYWVGSVFVTQKPSLYDDVLSPGMQEMYAGKITPEDLSKKAQEAISQWYEPLKKRLGK encoded by the coding sequence ATGAAGAGGTTGTTATTTTTGGTGGCCGCCCTTGTTTGCATCGTAGTGATCGCTGGTGAAGTTTCGATCTGGAGCTGGAGGAGTCAGGACGCCGAGGTTTGGAAACAGGTGGAACAGGAACTCAGAAAGATGGGTAAAGACATCAAGATCAACTTCATGGCCATCACACCGACGGAGTACGACGCAAAAATCGCTGTGGCGCTGCAAACTGGTACTGGTCCAGACATTGTCTATTCCAGAAGGTTACCCGGTGGTCGAACTCAGACGATGATCGAGAACAAGCTGTATCTACCCGTCGATGAGTACGTAGACTTTTCAAATTTCTCTGAAACGATCCTCAAATCTGTGACTTATCAAGGTAAGAAGTACGGTGTGCCGTTCGCTGTGCAGGTGGTTGGGATATTCTACAACAAGGAATATTTTGACAAATTCAAGCTCAAAGAACCCGAGACTTGGGACGAACTCGTCGAAATCGCAAAAACTCTGAAAAAGAACGGTATAACACCATTCTTCATCCCTGGCAAAGAAGCTTGGACATTGACGATGCAACATGCGATGTGTGGAGTCAGTGTACTTGGACCTGAGTGGATCAAGAAACTCATCGACGGTGAAACGGACTTTTTGGATCCCAAGTTCACAGATTTGAACCGAAGGCTCAACGAATTGAAGGTCTATTATCAGGATGGATTTCTTGCGAACGCCACCACCGATATGGACGCAGCTTTTGCCTTTGGCCAAGCAGCCATGGTTTTCTATGGAATTTGGGGATATCAGAACTGGAGGAATTTGAACCCAGACATCAAAGTTGGATACTTCATGGTACCACCCCTTTCGAAGGATCGAAAACCTTACGCTTACGTTTATATGGATGGTGCAATAACGCTCACATCCAACGTGAAGAATCTACAAGATTCCATCGAGATACTCCGCTTCTGCGCAACACCGAAATTCGGCACCATCTTTACTAACATCACCCTCAACATTCCTGCTGTCTCTGGAGCACAACTGCCGAGAGATCCTCTGTTCGAAGAAGTCATGGAGGTTTATCAGAAGCACGCATCTCCTCACGTGTACTGGGTTGGTTCTGTGTTCGTCACTCAAAAACCTTCGCTTTACGATGACGTTCTGAGCCCTGGTATGCAGGAAATGTACGCTGGCAAGATCACTCCTGAAGATCTCTCCAAGAAGGCTCAAGAAGCCATATCCCAGTGGTATGAGCCACTCAAAAAGAGGCTCGGAAAGTGA
- a CDS encoding sugar ABC transporter permease — MKVKVRYVLLFIVPALVLYSLFVVYPLFDSLVLSFYSWKGVGPKNFVGLKNFKEMFFGGFSKEVFNAFFHNIYFFIVASSLELGLGFLIAFLLASKLGGAKVFRTVVYMPNMIPLVIVGFMWNLFLNPQIGLVNSFLKLVGLKSLARPWLGDPATALMSIILVNTWRHLGFYVLVILAAMLNISPDLIEAAYIDGANNWKIASKIIFPLVVPTFRTLLILLFIGSFNVFDMVYAMTGVQAGPFRRTDVLGTVFYRTAFGGLGSAYIDMGLGAAVTVFIFAIVMPLSILYVFLVERRERS, encoded by the coding sequence ATGAAGGTGAAGGTGAGGTACGTTCTTTTGTTCATTGTTCCTGCGCTTGTGCTTTATTCTCTTTTCGTTGTTTATCCTCTGTTCGACAGTCTCGTTTTGAGTTTTTATTCCTGGAAAGGCGTTGGACCGAAAAATTTCGTGGGTTTGAAGAATTTCAAAGAAATGTTTTTTGGGGGATTCTCCAAAGAAGTTTTCAACGCCTTTTTTCACAACATCTATTTTTTCATCGTGGCATCTTCTCTCGAACTAGGGCTTGGTTTCTTGATAGCCTTTTTGCTTGCGAGTAAACTTGGAGGAGCGAAAGTTTTTCGAACGGTTGTCTACATGCCGAACATGATTCCGCTCGTCATCGTTGGTTTCATGTGGAATCTGTTTTTGAATCCTCAAATTGGTCTGGTGAACAGTTTTCTCAAACTTGTCGGTTTGAAGAGCTTGGCAAGACCATGGTTGGGCGATCCAGCCACGGCATTGATGAGTATCATTTTGGTCAACACTTGGAGGCACCTTGGCTTTTACGTGCTGGTCATATTGGCGGCGATGTTGAACATATCCCCCGATCTGATCGAAGCAGCTTACATAGATGGTGCGAATAACTGGAAGATCGCTTCTAAGATAATTTTTCCTTTGGTTGTACCAACTTTCAGAACTTTGCTCATACTTCTGTTCATAGGTAGCTTCAACGTTTTCGACATGGTTTATGCCATGACTGGTGTTCAAGCAGGACCTTTCAGGAGAACAGACGTTCTTGGTACGGTCTTTTACCGCACGGCGTTTGGGGGGCTCGGTAGCGCCTACATCGATATGGGACTCGGTGCCGCAGTTACGGTGTTCATCTTTGCAATCGTCATGCCACTTTCGATCCTCTATGTTTTTCTCGTCGAAAGAAGGGAAAGATCATGA